CATGCAGAAATAATCCGTTCATTTAATGGAAAACAGTTCATAAGTCCGAAGGCTTGACCATACACTGTATTAACTTATAACTTGTACAAGGGGGTTGCTTCATGCAATTGATCCGCCGCTTGGTTTCGTTTCGAGTGTCCAATCCGATTCTGTCAGGCCTCTGTCAGGCTTTTGTATGGATGTTTATCGGGGCATTTATTCTCTCCTTGTTTCTCTGGATGAGCGGAATGCGGGAACAGGACCTCTCGTTGTATACCTATGTTGTTCATGGCTTGTCATTATTGGTTGGTGGTTTTGTGGCAGGCAAACGTTCAGGTGAAAAAGGATGGTACTACGGAGGGATTACCGGAATCGTATATGGACTCCTTGTGCTGTTGATCGGATTTCTCGCGCTGGATGCTTCGTTTAATTGGAAGGATAGTTTACAACTGCTTAGCGCGTTCTTCATTTCAGCTCTCGGTGGCATGTTCGGTGTTAATACGCATCGCTCCTAACTGACTCGTAAAGAACACCGACCTTCCCTCATAAATCAAAAAAGAGAACCGGGTCTCCAAGGAGATCCGGTTCTCTACTAGGGAATACGCCACAAACGCACCCTCGTTATTCTATGTTACAGTAACTATTCAACAGCTGTATCACGAGCTACAGCCGTGCTGATTGCATTACGATCAAATGTAAGCTTAGTTACATCGTTTACACGCAATACAACCACATCGTCCGTAATCTCAGCGATCGTACCGTGAAGGCCACCAATCGTTACAATTTTATCGCCCTTTTTCAATTGGCTCAGCATGGAATTCCGTTGCTTTTGCTTTTTGTTCTGTGGACGAATCATCAAGAAGTAGAAAATCGCAACCATGAGTACCAAAGGTACAATCAATGATACGATTCCACCTCCTTGCGCTCCTGCTAGAGTCATTCCCTGAAACATTCAAACTCCCCCTTATCGACTATACATACAGATATTGCTTGTTACGCCGGTTTCCTTAGAACCTCATTCAGAAACCTTTGTCATTGTCATGAAGACCATATTGATCGAAAAATTCATCCCGGAAATCAAGCAAACGATCTTCCATAATGGCTTTACGTACATTACGCATCAAATTCTGCAAGAAATGAAGATTATGGATCGTTGTCAAACGCAGGCCAAATGTTTCATCTGCTTTGATCAAATGACGCAGATAAGCTCTGGAATAGTTGCGACAAGTGTAGCAATCACATTCAGGGTCAAGTGGCCCAAAATCAGTTGCAAACTTGGCATTACGAACTACCAGACGTCCTTGGCTGGTCATCGTTGTTCCGTTACGGGCAATCCGAGTTGGCAGAACACAGTCGAACATGTCCACTCCACGAATTGATCCCTCAATCAACGCATCGGGCGAACCTACCCCCATCAAATAACGTGGTTTATTGGACGGCAACAAAGGTAACGTATAATCCAGTACACCATACATCAAATGTTTCGGTTCTCCAACACTCAGTCCACCAATAGCATACCCCGGGAAATCCATGGAAGTCAAATCTGCGGCGCTCTGACGGCGAAGATCTTCATGCATGCCTCCCTGTACGATGGCAAACAGACCTTGGTCATGCGGACGAGCGTGACTTTCGAGACAACGTTCTGCCCAGCGGCTTGTTCTTTCGAGTGATTTTTTTACATATTCATATTCAGCCGGATACGGTGGGCATTCATCAAAAGCCATCATAATATCGGAGCCAAGTGCATTCTGGATTTCCATCGCCACCTCAGGAGAAAGGAACTTTTTGTCTCCATTCAGATGAGAACGGAAGTTAACGCCTTCTTCCGTAATTTTGCGCATCTCGCTAAGAGAAAACACTTGGAATCCGCCGCTGTCCGTCAGGATTGGACGATCCCAGTTCATGAATTTGTGCAATCCGCCAGCTTCACGGATGATTTCATGTCCTGGTCTCAGAAACAGGTGATAGGTATTACTCAAAATAATCTGAGCATCCATTTCTTTCAATTCTTCAGGGCTCATTGTTTTGACAGTCGCCTGTGTACCTACAGGCATAAAGGTTGGTGTCTCAATAACACCGTGAGGTGTATGTACACGTCCCAGACGTGCACCGGATTGTTTGCAAGTTTTGATATGTTCATACGTAATTGCTGCCATTGGTTTTAATCATCCTCTAAAAGTTAATCGTTATACCGTTATACTAATATATCAACATGGCATCGCCGAAGCTGAAGAACCGGTATTTCTCTTGGATGGCTTCCTCATATGCCTGCATAATATGTTCCCTGCCTGCTAGTGCACTAACCAACATAACCAACGTGGATTTCGGGAGATGAAAATTCGTAAGCATCCCATCGATCACTTTGAAGGAATAGCCCGGATAGATGAAAATGCTGGTCCATCCGCTGCTCGCTTGCAGTATTCCATTTTCAAATTTGCTGCCTACCGTTTCCAAAGTCCGGCAGCTCGTTGTCCCAACCGCAAAAACACGGTGTCCATTCTCTTTGGTCTGGTTAATCAGATCTGCCGTTTCTTGTGACAAGGAGTAATACTCCTCATGCATAACATGATCTTCAACAACATCAACCGACATTGGTCTGAATGTTCCTAGTCCTACATGAAGCGTAATGAAGGCGACATTTACGCCCTTGGCTCGAATCTGATCCAACAAATCATCCGTAAAGTGCAGTCCCGCTGTAGGTGCAGCCGCCGACCCTTCATGCTTGGCATACACGGTCTGGTACCGTTCGCGGTCATCCAATGTCTCTTTGATATAAGGTGGCAACGGCATCTCACCAAGACGATCCAGAATCTCTTGGAAGATTCCATCATACGTAAACGTAAGTGTACGTGCCCCCATCTCGCCCTCTTCTTCAATGATTGCCTTCAATTCATCACCAAATACGATGACTGAACCGGCTTTCAGCTTTTTACCCGGCTTAACCAGTGCTTCCCACTTGTCGCCTTCCACATTTTTGAGCAATAACACTTCCGCTTTTGCTCCGGTATCTTCCTTTGTACCGAACAGACGGGCTGGTAGAACACGTGTATCATTCAGAATCAATGTATCACCGGGATTCAGAAAATCGATAATATCAGGAAACGTTTGATGATTAATCTCACCACTATCTTTGTTCAAGGTGAGCAAACGCGATGCCGTGCGATCAAGCAACGGCGTCTGTGCTATCAATTGCTCTGGTAATTCAAAATCATATAAGTTCACATTCATTTTAGTTTCATTCCTTAACAATAGTCGCATTTTGATAATAGTGTTTCAATATTGTCTGGTAATCATACCCTTCATCTGCCATGCCTTTGGCTCCCCATTGGGACAAGCCCAATCCGTGGCCATTGCCCTGACCGATGAACATGTAGGTCTGACCCTGTGTCACCGCTCTCGCTTGACCATCACCACTCATAACTACAAGTGCATTACCGGATGATGTTCCTGCGCCAGAAGAAGACAATACAGAGGCACCATTTGAGCCGGTTTTACTGGCTGTTTTGCCGTTAGCGCCTAATACAGTATAACTTCCGGTCCCTGCAATATCAAATAAAGTGCTCGGTAATCCACCGAGCGCAGAGCGGTATGTATCGGCATATTTCACCGTCATAGCCTGTCCATTGGCAGTGACTTCAAGTGCTCTTCCGGAAGGTCCACGCTTGGTTACTTCCAAGGTTGAGATTGAAGCAGGAACAGACGCTGTCGTTTTACCCTGAAGGGATTTAACCAACTGGGCAGACGTAAAAGGTCCTCTCACCCAAGCATAGTCGTTGGATTGAGCCACTTTTGCCAGCACAACAGCTTCGTTGCCTGGATTCATTTTGGCTACAGGTTCAACAGTGGATTGAATTAACGGAATGGCACGCACATTGGTATTCTGAGCCGTTACCGTCACTTTTGCCAGTCCCGCATTGGTCTTGGTCGTTAATTCTTTGATGTTATCCTCACGAATGTACCCGCTAACGCCTGAACTGAGCAGCACATGGTACCACGTATGTAATCCTGCCTGGGCTGATGTATCCCCCGAGCTAACTACATTAGTGAAAACACCTGCTCCACCGTTCCATACCTCAGAAGGATGAGCCGTCTGGCCGCCCGCATTGGAGGAGAACACAGCTTCGATGATTTTACCACCGCTCTTGACCACTTCTCCCGCAGTTGCATCCACTGCGCTGGTTACTTTATCGTTCTC
This Paenibacillus xylanexedens DNA region includes the following protein-coding sequences:
- a CDS encoding TIGR04086 family membrane protein → MQLIRRLVSFRVSNPILSGLCQAFVWMFIGAFILSLFLWMSGMREQDLSLYTYVVHGLSLLVGGFVAGKRSGEKGWYYGGITGIVYGLLVLLIGFLALDASFNWKDSLQLLSAFFISALGGMFGVNTHRS
- the yajC gene encoding preprotein translocase subunit YajC, yielding MFQGMTLAGAQGGGIVSLIVPLVLMVAIFYFLMIRPQNKKQKQRNSMLSQLKKGDKIVTIGGLHGTIAEITDDVVVLRVNDVTKLTFDRNAISTAVARDTAVE
- the tgt gene encoding tRNA guanosine(34) transglycosylase Tgt, which encodes MAAITYEHIKTCKQSGARLGRVHTPHGVIETPTFMPVGTQATVKTMSPEELKEMDAQIILSNTYHLFLRPGHEIIREAGGLHKFMNWDRPILTDSGGFQVFSLSEMRKITEEGVNFRSHLNGDKKFLSPEVAMEIQNALGSDIMMAFDECPPYPAEYEYVKKSLERTSRWAERCLESHARPHDQGLFAIVQGGMHEDLRRQSAADLTSMDFPGYAIGGLSVGEPKHLMYGVLDYTLPLLPSNKPRYLMGVGSPDALIEGSIRGVDMFDCVLPTRIARNGTTMTSQGRLVVRNAKFATDFGPLDPECDCYTCRNYSRAYLRHLIKADETFGLRLTTIHNLHFLQNLMRNVRKAIMEDRLLDFRDEFFDQYGLHDNDKGF
- the queA gene encoding tRNA preQ1(34) S-adenosylmethionine ribosyltransferase-isomerase QueA: MNVNLYDFELPEQLIAQTPLLDRTASRLLTLNKDSGEINHQTFPDIIDFLNPGDTLILNDTRVLPARLFGTKEDTGAKAEVLLLKNVEGDKWEALVKPGKKLKAGSVIVFGDELKAIIEEEGEMGARTLTFTYDGIFQEILDRLGEMPLPPYIKETLDDRERYQTVYAKHEGSAAAPTAGLHFTDDLLDQIRAKGVNVAFITLHVGLGTFRPMSVDVVEDHVMHEEYYSLSQETADLINQTKENGHRVFAVGTTSCRTLETVGSKFENGILQASSGWTSIFIYPGYSFKVIDGMLTNFHLPKSTLVMLVSALAGREHIMQAYEEAIQEKYRFFSFGDAMLIY